A single window of Rhizobium sp. NLR16a DNA harbors:
- a CDS encoding PspA/IM30 family protein, whose amino-acid sequence MSTWGKIFTAIRGGINEAAEAAADSQSMRILDQEIRDAEQSLRRARSDLAGIMASNKSVMRRLEENRAKEAKDTDSARAAISAGRTDLAQGLAQRIANIRAETQRDQEELDRLLPRQQQMLRTIQETESRIAQMKREVENVKANESLLRAQSAIAHNQSGINTRLGSAVQSLERIKKRQEMTAGRIEAGAELAALENGSDLDRQLREAGIGGSRESADDILAQLMAPKHSAEPVLLPPPAGNKD is encoded by the coding sequence GTGAGCACCTGGGGAAAGATTTTCACCGCCATTCGCGGCGGCATTAACGAGGCAGCGGAAGCGGCCGCCGACAGCCAGTCGATGCGCATTCTCGACCAGGAAATCCGCGATGCCGAACAGTCGCTGCGCCGGGCGCGATCCGATCTGGCCGGTATCATGGCGTCGAACAAGAGCGTCATGCGCCGGCTTGAAGAAAACCGCGCGAAGGAAGCCAAGGACACCGACAGCGCCCGCGCGGCGATCTCAGCGGGCCGCACGGATCTGGCGCAGGGTCTCGCTCAGCGCATTGCCAACATTCGCGCCGAAACGCAGCGAGACCAGGAAGAGCTCGACCGGCTGCTGCCCCGCCAGCAGCAGATGCTGCGCACGATCCAGGAAACCGAATCGCGGATCGCTCAGATGAAACGCGAGGTGGAGAATGTCAAAGCCAACGAGTCGCTGCTGCGCGCTCAGTCGGCGATTGCCCATAACCAGTCGGGCATCAATACCCGTCTCGGCAGCGCCGTCCAAAGTCTCGAACGCATCAAGAAGCGCCAGGAAATGACGGCCGGGCGCATCGAGGCCGGCGCGGAACTGGCCGCGCTGGAAAACGGCAGCGATCTCGACCGTCAGCTGCGCGAGGCCGGCATTGGCGGTTCCCGTGAATCGGCGGACGACATCCTTGCACAGTTGATGGCACCAAAGCATTCGGCCGAGCCCGTCCTGCTCCCGCCGCCCGCTGGCAACAAGGACTGA
- a CDS encoding YjfI family protein → MEDFLETWSLTTLTRLFAADPEALGDVDVAVPEHGDVICVTLKERGDLDVFVAVSGERDILVSVVLVPCKDVPKREAFERMVLKTHKFVPLSSFGITTIDGEEWYELFGSLSARSSAETVVEEVAILAANAVDAAHMIEEWKSGEIAA, encoded by the coding sequence ATGGAGGACTTTTTGGAGACCTGGAGCCTTACCACTTTAACGCGCCTGTTCGCAGCCGACCCGGAAGCGCTGGGCGATGTGGATGTAGCCGTGCCGGAACATGGGGACGTTATCTGCGTAACTCTCAAGGAAAGAGGCGATCTCGACGTCTTCGTCGCGGTGAGCGGAGAGCGCGATATTCTTGTCAGCGTTGTCCTGGTGCCATGCAAGGACGTGCCCAAGCGGGAGGCCTTCGAACGGATGGTTCTCAAGACGCACAAGTTCGTGCCGCTGTCGAGCTTCGGCATCACCACGATTGACGGTGAGGAATGGTACGAATTGTTCGGCTCGCTGTCGGCACGTTCGTCGGCCGAAACCGTGGTCGAGGAAGTCGCCATTCTGGCTGCCAATGCGGTCGACGCCGCACACATGATTGAAGAATGGAAAAGCGGGGAGATTGCAGCGTGA
- a CDS encoding ion channel — protein MPFIASLLRRVYLSLGELAWSALLVILVVHLVTSYLLFMLAGEGDLVGNPVDFLYYYMITATTVGYGDLSPKSGLGRIITVLVVLPGGIAIFTAVLGKLLTAIGTIWRNRMRGLGDYSERTGHIVVLGWQEGQTYQTLRLLHSERHANEPMTVLVAKDLPENPASNYADYVRTERLADADALLRAGVAQARAVIARGANDDETLAAVLIAEDHAPNAHIVAYFADDRTAQMVKQRRPRVEAVGSLAEELLSRSARDPGSSEIAARLLSAASTDTAFSLAVPALHAPLSYGDMFLSLKRRHHVTLVGMLSHGVTDLNCRDETLMRGGETLYYISEIRLDPAAIAWARMGDVT, from the coding sequence TTGCCATTTATCGCTTCATTACTGCGGCGTGTATATCTGTCGCTCGGCGAATTGGCGTGGTCAGCCCTTCTTGTTATCCTCGTTGTGCATCTGGTTACTTCCTATTTGCTCTTTATGCTGGCCGGGGAAGGCGATCTCGTCGGCAACCCGGTCGACTTTCTTTACTATTACATGATTACGGCAACGACTGTCGGTTATGGCGATCTTTCCCCAAAATCGGGCCTCGGCCGGATCATTACCGTCCTGGTCGTTCTGCCCGGTGGCATCGCCATCTTTACCGCTGTTCTTGGCAAGTTGTTGACAGCGATCGGTACGATTTGGAGAAATCGCATGCGCGGATTGGGTGATTACAGCGAACGCACCGGTCATATCGTCGTTTTGGGATGGCAAGAGGGGCAGACATACCAGACGTTACGGCTGCTGCACTCCGAACGGCATGCCAACGAACCGATGACGGTTCTGGTCGCCAAGGATCTGCCGGAAAATCCCGCCAGCAATTATGCCGACTACGTCCGCACGGAACGGCTTGCCGATGCCGACGCTTTGTTGCGGGCCGGAGTGGCCCAGGCGCGGGCAGTCATCGCCCGCGGCGCAAATGACGATGAAACGCTGGCCGCGGTGCTGATCGCCGAGGATCATGCGCCCAATGCCCATATCGTCGCCTATTTCGCCGACGACCGCACAGCACAGATGGTCAAGCAGCGTCGGCCGCGTGTCGAGGCGGTGGGTTCCCTCGCCGAGGAGCTTCTGTCGCGTTCCGCACGTGATCCGGGTTCTTCGGAAATCGCCGCACGGCTGTTGTCGGCTGCCTCCACCGACACGGCCTTTTCCCTGGCGGTGCCGGCCTTGCACGCACCGCTCTCCTATGGCGACATGTTTTTAAGCCTCAAGCGTCGGCACCATGTGACGCTCGTCGGCATGCTGAGCCACGGCGTAACGGACCTTAATTGCCGGGACGAGACGCTGATGCGGGGCGGCGAGACGCTTTACTACATCAGCGAAATTCGGCTAGATCCCGCTGCCATAGCCTGGGCTCGAATGGGAGACGTGACATGA
- a CDS encoding YjfK family protein — MIGWFGGNKSEGALPEELGPLSAAIGGALEIDFLSLEADALGGEPAMPLPRSGPFIIAGYGEVSLDAATVLSRYYDEENRMIQVMSASGKPGEAIDDISFYQPWDSVVPVGQSEWNRWTGPGGLIGQPSYDADGILYNRFWGDGPERAQLVEFVEKVSDGETQRSIHQTCMLYYRPLGSTREMLLINVERDLDFGQSQAGSSVEFLIGYGLAPADVRRV, encoded by the coding sequence ATGATCGGCTGGTTCGGCGGAAACAAGAGCGAGGGGGCCTTACCCGAAGAACTCGGCCCCTTGAGTGCGGCCATCGGCGGGGCGCTCGAGATCGATTTCCTCTCGCTCGAAGCCGATGCTTTGGGCGGCGAGCCTGCCATGCCGCTGCCGCGAAGCGGGCCGTTCATCATTGCCGGCTACGGTGAGGTTTCGCTCGACGCCGCGACGGTTCTGTCGCGCTACTACGATGAAGAAAACCGGATGATTCAGGTGATGTCGGCGTCGGGTAAGCCGGGTGAGGCGATCGACGACATCAGCTTTTATCAGCCTTGGGACAGCGTCGTGCCCGTCGGCCAGAGCGAATGGAACCGCTGGACCGGGCCGGGCGGCCTGATCGGCCAGCCATCCTATGATGCTGACGGGATCCTCTATAACCGGTTCTGGGGCGACGGTCCGGAACGGGCGCAATTGGTGGAATTTGTTGAAAAGGTCAGCGATGGTGAAACGCAGCGCTCCATCCATCAGACCTGCATGCTGTATTACCGCCCGCTTGGCTCGACGCGCGAAATGCTACTGATCAATGTCGAGCGCGACCTCGATTTTGGGCAAAGCCAGGCGGGCAGCTCGGTGGAATTTCTGATCGGTTATGGATTGGCTCCGGCCGACGTTCGTCGCGTCTGA
- a CDS encoding DUF350 domain-containing protein: MLDYVAGLPAFLGYFAIGLAAYGVFAVIYTWLTPQQEVQLIRAGNLAAVTAFLGALVGFSLPLASAAANSVSVIDYIIWAVIGTLAQILAFYIANFTMKDLHEKITAGDIAAGLWGGGIALVIGLLNAACMTY; encoded by the coding sequence ATGCTCGACTACGTGGCGGGCCTGCCTGCTTTCCTTGGTTATTTCGCCATCGGGCTCGCCGCCTACGGCGTTTTCGCGGTGATCTACACCTGGTTGACGCCGCAACAGGAGGTCCAACTGATCCGGGCGGGCAATCTTGCTGCCGTCACCGCGTTCTTAGGCGCGCTTGTCGGTTTCAGCTTGCCTCTGGCTTCCGCCGCAGCCAATTCCGTCAGCGTCATCGATTACATCATATGGGCGGTGATAGGCACTCTGGCGCAGATCCTTGCTTTCTACATCGCGAACTTCACCATGAAGGACCTGCATGAAAAAATCACTGCCGGTGATATCGCGGCGGGCCTGTGGGGCGGCGGAATAGCGCTCGTCATCGGTCTGCTCAACGCTGCCTGCATGACCTATTGA
- a CDS encoding DUF1190 domain-containing protein, with product MRRRMSGHRRPLLALGTIAASTLALSGCGEEAPSDIMFTSVDQCVAAGMDRQVCQASYQDAMRAHLATAPRFNGMAACEAEYGKGQCTEQPANTVTNNNTGGGGSFFVPFLAGYMLSSALNNIGDYYDYRRRQEANGSYYGSTPIYRNRSGQTVTTTVRSGGDSVTVPARQSVKPVNVNTRTVARQGFGGRSSFSFGG from the coding sequence ATGCGCAGACGTATGAGCGGGCACAGGCGACCTTTGCTGGCCCTTGGCACCATCGCCGCCTCGACACTGGCGCTGTCCGGGTGCGGCGAGGAGGCCCCTTCGGATATAATGTTCACGTCCGTCGACCAATGCGTGGCTGCGGGCATGGACCGGCAGGTCTGCCAAGCCAGCTATCAGGATGCGATGCGCGCCCATCTCGCCACCGCGCCGCGTTTCAACGGCATGGCCGCCTGCGAGGCCGAATACGGCAAGGGCCAGTGCACCGAACAGCCGGCCAATACCGTCACCAACAACAATACCGGCGGAGGCGGCAGCTTCTTCGTGCCGTTCCTGGCGGGCTACATGCTGTCTTCGGCACTCAACAATATCGGCGACTATTACGACTATCGCCGGCGCCAGGAGGCGAATGGCTCCTATTATGGCTCGACGCCGATTTATCGCAACCGCTCGGGGCAGACGGTCACAACCACCGTTCGCTCGGGTGGCGACAGCGTGACTGTGCCCGCGCGCCAGAGTGTCAAGCCGGTCAACGTCAATACCCGCACCGTTGCCCGGCAAGGCTTCGGCGGCCGTTCGTCCTTTAGTTTCGGCGGATGA
- a CDS encoding glutathionylspermidine synthase family protein, translating into MKRITLPPRPDWRDKAQAVGFGFHVMYGEPYWLDDAAYTFTLEEIEKQIEQPSQELHDMCMDLVGEIVSSEEALDRLAIPADLRDVVQRSWQRRDRHLYGRFDLAYDGNGPAKLLEYNADTPTSVFETAYFQFNWLTDQIALGVLPKDADQYNFLQESLVEAFDQFPKEPIFHFAAITDNEEDRGTTVYLMDCAVQAGHRVELLDIREIGIDAQGRYTDLKDRVIDRCFKLYPWEFMLREPFARELARSGDVFVEPAWKAVLSNKGLLPLLWQRHPNHPNLLPSYFTDDPAASTLTDYVRKPLLSREGENVTIFRDGREAFSAPGDYGEEGFVIQAYAPLFESDNGFAVLGSWVAGDRACGLAVREDRARITANLSRFVPHVIME; encoded by the coding sequence ATGAAACGCATCACCCTCCCGCCGCGTCCTGACTGGCGTGACAAGGCGCAGGCCGTCGGCTTCGGATTTCACGTCATGTATGGCGAGCCCTACTGGCTCGACGATGCCGCCTATACGTTCACGCTCGAGGAGATCGAGAAGCAGATCGAACAGCCGAGCCAGGAACTGCACGATATGTGCATGGATCTGGTCGGCGAGATCGTCAGCAGCGAAGAGGCGCTCGACAGGCTGGCCATTCCGGCGGACCTGCGTGATGTTGTGCAGCGGTCCTGGCAGCGCCGCGACCGGCACCTCTACGGCCGTTTCGATCTTGCTTATGATGGCAATGGCCCGGCCAAGCTACTCGAATACAACGCCGATACCCCGACCTCGGTGTTCGAGACGGCCTATTTCCAGTTCAACTGGCTGACCGATCAGATCGCTTTGGGTGTTCTGCCCAAAGATGCGGACCAGTATAATTTCCTGCAGGAAAGTCTTGTCGAGGCGTTCGATCAATTTCCCAAGGAGCCCATCTTCCATTTCGCCGCGATAACCGACAATGAGGAGGATCGCGGCACGACGGTCTACCTCATGGATTGTGCGGTGCAGGCCGGCCATCGCGTCGAGCTTCTGGACATTCGGGAGATCGGCATCGATGCGCAGGGCCGCTACACCGACCTCAAGGATCGGGTGATCGACCGCTGCTTCAAACTCTACCCATGGGAATTCATGCTGCGCGAGCCTTTCGCGCGCGAACTTGCCCGCTCGGGCGATGTTTTCGTCGAGCCCGCCTGGAAGGCCGTGCTCTCCAACAAGGGGCTTCTGCCGCTGCTCTGGCAGCGCCACCCCAATCACCCCAACCTGCTGCCGAGTTATTTCACCGACGACCCGGCGGCTTCGACCTTGACCGACTACGTGCGCAAACCACTCTTGTCGCGAGAAGGCGAGAACGTCACAATTTTTCGAGATGGGCGGGAAGCGTTTTCCGCACCGGGCGATTACGGCGAGGAAGGTTTCGTTATCCAGGCCTATGCCCCGCTTTTCGAAAGCGATAACGGCTTTGCTGTGCTCGGCAGCTGGGTTGCCGGTGATCGCGCCTGCGGTCTTGCCGTTCGCGAAGACCGCGCGCGTATAACGGCCAATCTATCACGTTTCGTGCCACACGTCATAATGGAATGA
- a CDS encoding ISNCY family transposase has translation MSCLITMSQKELHRLEIIQKIRDRRLSIIQAAELLDLSRSQVHRLLRDYDRFGEAGLVSKKRSRPSNRRHSEDFRNAALDLIRERYLDFGPTLAREKLIELHQISVAKETLRQWMTEAGIWISRRERKKRVFQPRGRRDCLGELVQIDGSHHWWFENRGPKCALLVYIDDATGKLLHLRFAGSENTFDYLHATKSYLQQWGKPLAFYSDKHGVFRSIHASEKDRTSGLTQFGRALYELNIDIICANTPQAKGRVERANQTLQDRLVKELRLRGIDTIEAANLYAPAFIEDFNVRFGKPPRNPKDMHRPVADHENLDGAMCRKEVRTLSQSLTLRYDKVLFILDPTELSRPLAGKKVVVCDYPDGRLEIMHESFTLPYRTFDTLRSIHRPEVVENKRLDDMLSIVAELQAGRELQRSKSGPRRTGQTDHMFGIPDGSQGNGYQKCGRKPGRRTDFMNDPEVIAKRQKALARMEAAE, from the coding sequence ATGTCCTGTTTGATCACCATGTCGCAGAAAGAGTTGCATCGCCTCGAAATCATTCAGAAGATCCGCGACCGGCGCCTGAGCATTATCCAGGCCGCCGAGTTGCTTGATCTCAGTCGAAGTCAGGTTCATCGGCTGCTGCGGGACTATGACCGTTTCGGTGAAGCCGGCCTGGTTTCGAAGAAGCGATCCCGACCGAGCAATCGGCGCCACAGCGAGGATTTTCGCAATGCGGCGCTGGATCTGATCCGCGAACGCTATCTGGATTTCGGTCCGACGCTGGCGCGCGAGAAGCTGATCGAACTGCATCAGATTTCGGTCGCCAAGGAGACGCTGCGCCAATGGATGACCGAGGCTGGCATCTGGATCTCGCGGCGCGAACGTAAGAAGCGGGTTTTCCAGCCGCGCGGCCGGCGGGATTGTCTCGGCGAGCTCGTCCAGATCGATGGCTCGCATCACTGGTGGTTCGAGAACCGCGGCCCCAAGTGCGCCCTGCTCGTCTACATCGACGATGCTACCGGCAAGCTCTTACATCTGCGGTTTGCCGGATCGGAGAACACGTTCGATTACTTGCATGCGACGAAGTCCTATCTGCAGCAATGGGGCAAGCCTCTGGCGTTCTACAGCGACAAGCATGGTGTCTTTCGTTCGATCCATGCGTCGGAGAAAGACCGGACGAGCGGCCTGACGCAGTTCGGGCGAGCGCTTTATGAGCTCAACATCGACATCATCTGCGCCAACACCCCGCAGGCCAAGGGACGCGTCGAACGAGCCAATCAGACGCTGCAGGATCGGCTGGTGAAGGAACTGCGGCTTCGCGGCATCGACACGATCGAGGCCGCAAACCTCTATGCACCGGCGTTTATCGAGGATTTCAATGTCCGTTTTGGCAAACCGCCGCGCAATCCGAAGGACATGCATCGTCCTGTGGCCGATCATGAGAACCTCGATGGTGCCATGTGCCGGAAGGAGGTCCGCACGCTGTCGCAGTCCCTGACGCTCCGCTACGACAAGGTCTTGTTCATTCTCGATCCGACGGAGCTTTCCAGGCCCCTGGCGGGTAAGAAGGTCGTCGTTTGCGACTACCCGGACGGCCGCCTCGAGATCATGCACGAGAGTTTTACCCTGCCCTACAGAACCTTCGACACATTGCGGTCGATCCACCGGCCGGAGGTCGTCGAGAACAAGCGTTTGGACGACATGCTTTCGATCGTCGCTGAGCTGCAGGCTGGACGGGAACTGCAGCGCAGTAAAAGCGGCCCTCGCCGCACCGGTCAGACGGATCATATGTTTGGGATACCGGATGGCAGCCAGGGAAATGGTTATCAGAAGTGTGGCCGCAAGCCCGGCCGGCGGACGGACTTCATGAACGATCCGGAGGTGATTGCCAAACGACAGAAGGCGCTGGCGCGGATGGAGGCTGCGGAATGA
- a CDS encoding glycine betaine/L-proline ABC transporter ATP-binding protein, which produces MGNKKIGGFGIEIKKLYKIFGPNGADCVKLIEQGITKTELNAKHGHVLGLKDINISMPAGGIQVIMGLSGSGKSTLIRHINRLIDPTSGEVVIGDEDVVKMDAVQLREFRRHQTAMVFQKFALLPHRTVLENALYGLEIQGAPRNRQVDCAMRWIERVGLKGFESKYPNQLSGGMQQRVGLARALANDAPILLMDEAFSALDPLIRVDMQTVLLDLQKEIKKTIVFITHDLDEALRLGDRIAILRDGEVVQQGTGQDIVMNPADDYIASFVREVNRARVIKVETVATPLNASARELKISVPASATLEEAARAMTLAETSEIAVVDADGQAIGMLTLPQAVHAMVNAQVASSTSDAKKVA; this is translated from the coding sequence ATGGGTAACAAGAAAATTGGCGGCTTCGGCATCGAAATCAAAAAACTCTACAAAATCTTCGGTCCAAATGGTGCGGATTGCGTAAAGCTCATTGAGCAGGGCATTACGAAGACGGAACTGAACGCAAAACATGGCCATGTCCTTGGTCTGAAAGACATCAACATCTCCATGCCTGCCGGTGGCATTCAGGTGATCATGGGACTTTCGGGATCTGGAAAGTCCACGCTCATTCGCCACATCAATCGCCTTATCGATCCGACGTCAGGTGAAGTCGTCATCGGTGACGAGGATGTGGTCAAGATGGATGCCGTGCAGTTGCGCGAGTTCCGCCGGCATCAGACGGCAATGGTGTTCCAGAAGTTTGCACTCCTTCCGCACCGCACCGTTCTCGAAAACGCCCTCTATGGCCTGGAGATACAAGGGGCGCCACGGAACCGGCAGGTCGACTGCGCCATGCGGTGGATCGAGCGGGTCGGGCTAAAGGGTTTTGAGAGCAAATATCCCAATCAGTTGTCTGGCGGTATGCAACAGCGCGTCGGTCTTGCCCGTGCGCTGGCGAACGATGCGCCGATCCTGCTGATGGACGAGGCGTTTTCCGCGCTGGACCCGCTCATTCGCGTCGACATGCAGACCGTGCTCCTCGATCTACAGAAGGAGATCAAGAAGACGATCGTCTTCATCACCCATGATCTGGACGAGGCGCTGAGGCTGGGGGACCGGATCGCGATATTGCGGGATGGGGAAGTCGTGCAGCAGGGCACCGGGCAGGACATCGTGATGAACCCGGCCGACGATTACATCGCCAGCTTCGTCCGGGAAGTGAACCGCGCGCGCGTCATCAAAGTCGAGACAGTCGCCACCCCGCTGAATGCTTCGGCCCGTGAGCTGAAGATTTCGGTCCCGGCCAGCGCTACGCTTGAGGAAGCGGCAAGAGCGATGACGCTGGCCGAGACAAGCGAGATCGCCGTCGTTGATGCCGACGGTCAGGCCATAGGTATGCTGACGCTTCCCCAGGCGGTTCATGCCATGGTCAATGCGCAAGTCGCCAGCTCAACATCCGACGCCAAGAAAGTTGCGTAG
- a CDS encoding proline/glycine betaine ABC transporter permease, whose product MDWLFSFPHMDDASLRDLKKAIDEGFRGFTRAYGDGLEAMFEPLQHFLIWSERFMTKTPWPIILLLIAAVAWFASRNWKIVAGTVVTLLLIGYFEMWDDTMKTVSMIFVCTVLSIVVGIPIGIAMSRSDRVQNAINPILDVMQTMPSFVYLIPVVMLLGIGKVPGLIAVVIYAIPPMIRLTNLGIRLVDKDVLEAADAFGSSSWQKLKNVQMPLALPTIMAGINQTIMMALAMVVIASMIGVQGLGQPVLKAISNQYFTLGIFNGLAIVGIAIIFDRVSQAFGARLQKHREVVHG is encoded by the coding sequence TTGGATTGGCTGTTCAGCTTTCCGCACATGGATGACGCGTCTCTGCGCGATCTCAAGAAGGCAATCGACGAAGGGTTCCGGGGGTTCACGCGGGCCTATGGCGACGGACTTGAAGCAATGTTCGAGCCGCTGCAGCACTTTTTGATCTGGTCGGAACGCTTCATGACGAAGACGCCCTGGCCGATCATCCTGCTTTTGATCGCAGCCGTCGCGTGGTTCGCCAGCCGCAACTGGAAGATCGTCGCCGGCACGGTCGTGACGCTCCTGCTCATCGGCTATTTCGAAATGTGGGACGACACGATGAAGACGGTCTCGATGATCTTCGTCTGCACCGTACTGTCGATCGTCGTCGGTATTCCCATCGGCATTGCCATGTCCCGGTCGGACCGCGTGCAGAATGCCATCAACCCGATCCTCGACGTCATGCAGACCATGCCGAGCTTCGTCTATCTGATCCCGGTCGTCATGCTGCTCGGCATCGGTAAGGTGCCGGGCCTGATTGCCGTCGTCATCTACGCCATTCCGCCGATGATCCGCCTCACCAATCTCGGCATCCGTCTCGTCGACAAGGACGTGCTGGAAGCGGCCGACGCCTTCGGCTCTTCGAGTTGGCAGAAGCTGAAGAACGTGCAGATGCCGCTGGCGCTGCCGACCATCATGGCTGGTATCAACCAGACGATCATGATGGCGCTCGCCATGGTGGTCATCGCCTCGATGATCGGTGTTCAGGGACTCGGCCAGCCGGTTCTGAAGGCGATCTCCAACCAGTATTTCACGCTCGGCATCTTCAACGGCCTCGCCATCGTCGGCATCGCGATTATCTTCGACCGCGTCAGCCAGGCCTTCGGCGCACGCCTTCAAAAGCACCGGGAGGTGGTCCATGGGTAA
- a CDS encoding ABC transporter substrate-binding protein: MKELFASTCLAAAMLTFGNPAQAADCGDVTIASMNWQSAEVLASLDKFILNEGYGCNAEIIQGDTVPTITSMTEKGQPDIAPEGWVDLLPDVVNAGVANGKLVVASTVLTDGAVQGWWMPKYLADAHPDIKTIDNVLKHPELFPDPEDKSKGAIHNGPQGWGGTVVTAQLYKAYGGEAANFTLVDTGSAAGLDGSIAKAYERKEGWVGYYWAPTALLGKYDMVKLDYGVPHDAAEWKRCNTVADCPDPKKNEWPKDTVQTLVTKAFSERAGADVMGYLNKRAWSNDTVNKLMAWMTDNQASGDDGAKHFLEENEAMWKEWVSPEAAEKIKAAL; encoded by the coding sequence ATGAAAGAACTTTTCGCCTCGACATGCCTTGCAGCAGCGATGCTGACCTTTGGCAATCCGGCGCAGGCTGCGGATTGCGGCGACGTCACCATCGCCAGCATGAATTGGCAGAGCGCGGAAGTGCTCGCCAGTCTGGACAAGTTCATTTTGAATGAAGGTTACGGCTGTAACGCAGAAATCATACAGGGCGACACGGTCCCCACGATCACGTCGATGACCGAGAAGGGGCAGCCCGACATCGCACCCGAAGGATGGGTCGATCTTCTTCCCGATGTCGTGAACGCCGGCGTTGCAAACGGAAAGCTCGTCGTTGCATCGACCGTCCTCACCGACGGTGCGGTGCAGGGCTGGTGGATGCCGAAATACCTTGCTGACGCTCATCCGGACATCAAGACGATCGATAATGTCCTCAAGCATCCGGAGCTGTTCCCGGACCCCGAAGACAAATCGAAGGGGGCCATTCACAACGGCCCGCAGGGCTGGGGTGGTACGGTCGTGACCGCGCAGCTCTACAAGGCCTATGGCGGCGAAGCGGCAAACTTCACGCTCGTCGATACGGGTTCGGCCGCCGGCCTCGACGGCTCGATCGCCAAGGCTTATGAGCGCAAGGAAGGCTGGGTCGGCTATTACTGGGCTCCGACGGCGCTTCTCGGCAAGTACGACATGGTCAAGCTCGACTATGGCGTGCCGCACGACGCAGCCGAATGGAAGCGCTGCAACACCGTCGCGGATTGCCCCGACCCGAAAAAGAATGAATGGCCGAAGGATACGGTCCAGACGCTCGTGACTAAAGCGTTCTCCGAGCGTGCCGGCGCAGACGTCATGGGCTACCTCAACAAGCGCGCCTGGTCGAACGACACGGTCAACAAGCTGATGGCCTGGATGACCGACAACCAGGCAAGCGGCGACGACGGCGCAAAGCACTTCCTCGAAGAAAACGAGGCCATGTGGAAGGAATGGGTCTCGCCTGAGGCAGCCGAGAAGATCAAGGCGGCGCTTTGA